The Pseudomonas sp. MH9.2 genomic interval CCTTAGTCCCGGAGTCAGATACGTAATGTCCACCATCACCCTCTTTGAAACCCCGCCGCCCGAGTCCATCAAAAGCCAGATTTTGCAGATGGTCGTCGATTACGTAACCGACATTAGTATGGTGGCGATCGCACCGAGCAATCCCCTCTACAACCTGTATCAATACGGTATCGGATACGAGGTTCATCTCTATCTGGACGCTATGGACGGCTCCAAAGGTATTCCGGTCGAGTTGATCGTAGCGTTGGATGCTCAGGACCCTTGCGCAGTCGTCGGCTTCTTGCTGTATCTGCCAGTGAAGAACGATCCAGAAGCCTGTGCAGTGGCCTATATGGCTGTGCAGGCAAGTCACCGACGTCGGGGTGTTGCGCGCGCGATGCTGCAGGAAATGGTCGGTCGATACCCTCATGCCGAGCTGGCCTGCTTCGTTGCCAAGGTGCCGTATTTCGAGTCAATGAGGTTTCAGGTTGTGGGCGTGCGCGGTCCTCAGGTGCTCATGAATACCCGTGACCACGGTACGGACAGCCTGTTGGCGGTGCTGGACGTAGCGCCTATCTATAAAACTGTGGAGGTGCGGCAGATTCATACTTATCTGCTTCAGCAACATGGGAAAAAAGCGATGGTGGATGCCGAGAAGCAGCGCGACCGACATCTCGACCAAATGACACGTCACGCGAAGGCCTTTGTGCTGGAGCGTCTTGGAGAGGCTGCGGCGCAAAACAGCGGGCGTGGGCCACGCGTGCTCTAGGATGATGCGTTCAGGCACTCACTGCGAGCCGAACATAGCCGTCCAGTAAATCCCCGCATCACTCTTCGGATCAACCGCATAGGCTGCGCCCAGCTCGCGGAATTGTGGGTTCATCAGGTTGGCGCAGTGACCGGAGCTGGCGAGCCAGCCATCGACCACCTTGCGCGCGATGTCCTGCCCGGCGGCAATGTTTTCGCCGATTTGCTGACCGACGTAGCCTGCCAGTTCAGCCCGGTCGCCCGGTGTGTGGCCATCGCGGCCTTTATGATCAAAGAAGTTGTTGTTAGCCATTGCTCGGGCATGGTTCTCGGCTGCCGTCGCGAGCATCGCGTTCCAGGTCAGCGGTGTCGTGGCCGCAAAGGATTGGGCGCCGCACTGGCGCGGCCGCGTGCGTGCGGTGTTGATCATTTCGAGGAGCTTCTGTCCTTCCGCTTGCCAGTCGCCCAAGCGCCCAGCCAACAGCGGACGCGCCAGCACGATGCGCCACTCACGGCCCTCCTGGCTCACGCCGATATCGACGAATTGCGGGTCCAGCACGACTTGGCAAAAGCTCTCTCGCACAGCCGTCATGGCCGACTGCGCATCACGCGGCCCGGACAGGCTGATCGCCTGCACGTTGACCATCGGATAGGTCGCCCGCGCCAGCGCCTGCTGCAGGTCTCCGACACTATTGGCGGGCAGGACCAGGCGCGGATCGGACGCTAGCGGTGGCAACTCCTGGGATGCCTGGCCCGCGCAGCGCTGCACTTGGCTGCGGTAAGCGTTGATCGACTCGACCAGTTGGGTGTCCTCGGTCGCCACGGCAGTGGCGGCGCACACCAGGCCCAGGGACAATGCGGCAATACGCATAACGGATGATAGGACGCGCATGGAAGTCTCTCTTTAACTGACTGCGCCCATGATGCGCGATTTCGCCCCACCTAGCGCAACGCCTTTTCACGTCGAACCGAAAATCGTT includes:
- a CDS encoding GNAT family N-acetyltransferase; translation: MSTITLFETPPPESIKSQILQMVVDYVTDISMVAIAPSNPLYNLYQYGIGYEVHLYLDAMDGSKGIPVELIVALDAQDPCAVVGFLLYLPVKNDPEACAVAYMAVQASHRRRGVARAMLQEMVGRYPHAELACFVAKVPYFESMRFQVVGVRGPQVLMNTRDHGTDSLLAVLDVAPIYKTVEVRQIHTYLLQQHGKKAMVDAEKQRDRHLDQMTRHAKAFVLERLGEAAAQNSGRGPRVL
- a CDS encoding CAP domain-containing protein, producing the protein MRVLSSVMRIAALSLGLVCAATAVATEDTQLVESINAYRSQVQRCAGQASQELPPLASDPRLVLPANSVGDLQQALARATYPMVNVQAISLSGPRDAQSAMTAVRESFCQVVLDPQFVDIGVSQEGREWRIVLARPLLAGRLGDWQAEGQKLLEMINTARTRPRQCGAQSFAATTPLTWNAMLATAAENHARAMANNNFFDHKGRDGHTPGDRAELAGYVGQQIGENIAAGQDIARKVVDGWLASSGHCANLMNPQFRELGAAYAVDPKSDAGIYWTAMFGSQ